From Maylandia zebra isolate NMK-2024a linkage group LG11, Mzebra_GT3a, whole genome shotgun sequence, one genomic window encodes:
- the LOC105941109 gene encoding uncharacterized protein LOC105941109, translating into MLSVRMETGRQSTLDYNLVTDLMNGGQFCFSCEQIFANRKCLEEHMCSSASFICSCGTEFTEYKHMQEHSTMHEPGHQVLDHKTIRNRRIEKRIEEEEKLKRIQKGEVIWNTPKMTNAWTKASAPPVSLPVTPVLQVPSASVCVPQLCVQPAKISQVPELYPSMSQASLLPNPASSTTDMQNIFADVGAPTVDVWTLYQPVVLLPTVRKFNKQKPYSCGKCGQCFFSKTLLISHHNFHVPDKISGCIGCGLLLSNKKIVPRYHVCNSSNNGSKFRLVTAKPLGFKTMNVTSGEKTLSALGLPTTSSLQVTNQNIGELPPTSILKIKSVPFITKQGVRVTPLLQFKNASNIGVSFPSKPQTQNPSLQLKMPTNSAGVSSASSGFSCRVCHISFESAQLLQRHKCVKAREFMAQHVRGGMQQFKKMMPAASQVPAQVNGKRKCIIPSSGNVKKSQILTVNLEKGPVNGNTGVDSDDDCYIVEGGPDKPAEMIYQVMSSVPIKT; encoded by the coding sequence ATGCTCAGTGTGAGGATGGAGACAGGAAGGCAAAGCACCCTGGATTACAACTTGGTCACAGACCTGATGAATGGAGGGCAGTTTTGCTTCAGCTGTGAGCAGATATTTGCAAACAGGAAATGCCTGGAGGAGCATATGTGTTCATCCGCGAGTTTCATCTGCTCCTGCGGGACCGAGTTTACTGAGTACAAGCACATGCAGGAGCACAGCACTATGCACGAGCCCGGGCACCAAGTGCTTGATCACAAAACCATACGGAACCGCAGGATAGAGAAGCGcatagaggaggaggagaaacttAAAAGGATACAGAAGGGTGAGGTAATCTGGAATACGCCTAAAATGACCAATGCTTGGACAAAGGCCAGTGCACCCCCAGTTTCTTTGCCAGTGACTCCTGTGCTGCAGGTACCCAGTGCGTCGGTGTGTGTGCCGCAGCTTTGCGTGCAGCCTGCAAAAATTTCACAAGTGCCTGAGTTGTACCCATCAATGTCACAAGCATCTTTGCTCCCAAACCCCGCATCCTCAACAACAGACATGCAGAATATTTTCGCAGATGTTGGCGCACCGACAGTGGATGTCTGGACGCTTTATCAGCCAGTTGTGTTGCTTCCAACAGTGCGCAAGTTTAACAAGCAAAAGCCATACTCTTGTGGTAAGTGTGGGCAGTGTTTTTTCTCAAAGACCTTACTCATCTCCCACCACAACTTTCATGTTCCTGACAAAATTTCGGGCTGCATAGGATGTGGGCTGCTGCTCTCCAACAAAAAGATTGTGCCTCGCTACCATGTATGTAACTCATCAAACAACGGATCCAAATTCAGGCTAGTCACAGCAAAGCCACTTGGTTTCAAGACTATGAACGTGACAAGTGGGGAAAAGACTCTGAGCGCCCTGGGTCTTCCGACTACTTCCTCTCTGCAGGTGACAAATCAGAATATTGGTGAACTGCCCCCTACCTCCATCTTGAAAATTAAGAGTGTCCCTTTCATTACCAAACAGGGGGTACGTGTCACTCCATTATTGCAGTTTAAGAATGCATCCAACATCGGTGTGTCCTTTCCATCAAAGCCTCAGACTCAAAATCCTAGTTTGCAGTTAAAGATGCCCACAAACTCTGCAGGGGTGTCTTCTGCATCAAGTGGCTTCTCATGCCGAGTCTGTCATATTTCTTTTGAATCTGCTCAACTCCTTCAGAGGCACAAGTGTGTCAAAGCACGGGAGTTTATGGCCCAACACGTGCGAGGTGGCATGCAGCAGTTCAAAAAGATGATGCCAGCGGCAAGCCAAGTTCCTGCTCAGGTAAATGGCAAAAGGAAATGCATTATACCATCTTCTGGTAATGTGAAGAAGAGCCAAATCCTGACTGTAAACTTGGAAAAAGGGCCTGTCAACGGGAACACGGGAGTAGATAGCGATGATGACTGTTACATCGTTGAAGGCGGACCAGACAAACCTGCTGAGATGATTTACCAAGTAATGTCATCTGTACCAATCAAGACTTGA